One genomic segment of [Phormidium] sp. ETS-05 includes these proteins:
- a CDS encoding glycosyltransferase family 1 protein, with the protein MRIALFTETFLPKIDGIVTRLCHTVDHLQRSGNKVLVLSPDYGIQDYKGAKVYGVSGIPLPMYPELKMGFPTPSLRGVLEEFQPDIIHVVNPAILGLGGIYYAKALKIPLVASYHTHLPQYLKHYGLAMLEPLLWELLKGAHNQAELNLCTSSAMVQELRNHGIERVDLWQRGVDTELFQPELASEEMRSRLSEGHPDRPLLLFVGRLGAEKEIDRIKPVLEAIPGARLALVGDGPHREALKAHFAGTPTNFVGYLRGKELASAFASADAFIFPSRTETLGLVLLEAMAAGCPVVAAARGGILDIVTDGVNGYLFDPDDEGGAIAATKNLLANQSQDRLQSLKGIRENARQEAERWGWAAATAQLLQYYENVAYGAASWRQAA; encoded by the coding sequence ATGAGAATCGCTTTATTTACCGAAACATTTCTCCCGAAAATCGATGGGATTGTCACTAGGCTGTGTCACACAGTGGACCACTTGCAGCGCAGTGGCAACAAAGTGCTGGTGCTGTCCCCCGACTATGGCATCCAAGATTATAAAGGTGCGAAAGTCTATGGCGTCAGTGGCATTCCCCTGCCCATGTATCCCGAATTGAAAATGGGATTTCCCACCCCATCCCTGCGGGGAGTTTTAGAAGAATTCCAGCCCGATATCATTCATGTGGTGAATCCGGCGATTTTGGGCTTGGGGGGTATTTATTACGCCAAAGCCTTAAAAATTCCTTTAGTGGCATCGTATCACACCCATTTGCCCCAGTATCTAAAGCACTACGGCTTGGCGATGCTCGAACCCTTACTATGGGAGTTGCTCAAAGGGGCGCATAATCAAGCAGAACTCAACCTCTGTACCTCTTCGGCGATGGTGCAGGAACTGAGAAATCACGGGATTGAGCGGGTAGATTTGTGGCAGCGGGGGGTGGATACGGAACTGTTTCAACCAGAGCTAGCCAGCGAAGAGATGCGATCGCGTCTGAGTGAAGGACATCCCGATCGCCCCTTGCTGCTGTTTGTGGGCCGCTTGGGAGCGGAAAAAGAAATCGATCGGATCAAACCCGTCCTAGAAGCCATCCCCGGAGCGCGGTTAGCGTTGGTGGGAGACGGGCCCCACCGAGAAGCGCTGAAAGCCCATTTTGCCGGGACACCCACCAATTTTGTCGGTTATCTGCGCGGGAAAGAATTAGCCAGCGCCTTTGCTTCCGCCGATGCTTTTATTTTCCCTTCCCGGACAGAAACTCTGGGGTTAGTGCTGCTAGAAGCAATGGCAGCAGGCTGTCCCGTCGTGGCGGCGGCACGGGGTGGTATTTTGGATATTGTCACCGATGGGGTGAATGGGTATCTGTTCGACCCGGATGATGAGGGCGGAGCGATCGCCGCCACCAAAAACCTACTCGCCAACCAGAGCCAAGACCGATTACAATCTCTCAAAGGGATCCGCGAAAATGCTCGCCAGGAAGCGGAACGCTGGGGATGGGCTGCGGCCACTGCCCAATTGCTGCAATACTACGAGAATGTGGCTTATGGGGCCGCCAGTTGGCGTCAGGCTGCCTAA
- a CDS encoding Uma2 family endonuclease yields the protein MTAILPIQETTEIFYPSGDGEPMAETYDHVYAIMATLEVLKQYLTGRQATVLGNQFLYYSQGFPKLRVAPDVMVIFDVAPGGRDNYKIWAEGQVPAVIFEMTSPGTEDNDKSFKKNLYAQLGVKEYWLFDPKGEWIPEKLRGYRLVWEEIYEPITDGRSEPLQLRLAVEDKLIGFYREDTGEKLLLPDELVTALDQEMQARQEAEAQAEAERERAEAERQRAEAERERAEAERQRAETERQRRKEMEAMLARYREQFGELPE from the coding sequence ATGACTGCCATTTTACCGATTCAAGAAACCACCGAAATTTTCTACCCTAGTGGCGATGGTGAGCCTATGGCGGAAACTTACGACCATGTATATGCGATAATGGCGACTTTAGAGGTATTAAAACAATACCTAACCGGGCGACAAGCCACAGTTTTAGGCAATCAGTTTCTCTACTATTCCCAAGGTTTCCCCAAATTGCGGGTAGCGCCGGATGTGATGGTGATTTTTGATGTGGCTCCCGGAGGCAGGGATAACTACAAAATCTGGGCAGAGGGGCAAGTACCCGCCGTCATATTTGAGATGACCTCACCAGGGACAGAAGATAATGATAAAAGTTTCAAAAAAAATCTCTATGCCCAGTTAGGGGTGAAAGAATACTGGTTATTTGACCCGAAAGGGGAGTGGATACCAGAAAAATTGCGGGGCTATCGCCTGGTGTGGGAGGAGATTTACGAACCCATTACCGACGGTCGCAGTGAACCTTTACAACTGCGGTTAGCTGTGGAGGATAAACTGATTGGTTTTTATCGGGAGGATACCGGGGAAAAGCTGCTGCTACCAGATGAGTTAGTGACGGCTTTAGACCAAGAAATGCAAGCTCGTCAGGAGGCGGAAGCGCAAGCGGAAGCGGAACGGGAACGAGCGGAAGCGGAACGCCAACGAGCGGAAGCGGAACGGGAACGAGCGGAAGCGGAACGCCAACGAGCGGAAACAGAACGCCAACGGCGGAAAGAAATGGAGGCAATGCTCGCTCGCTATCGGGAACAGTTTGGCGAGTTACCTGAGTAA
- a CDS encoding esterase-like activity of phytase family protein — protein sequence MLESCSGGEAVVRGVKSDALRRLSKVLAVVLVLWGLVMGCSLPQVSAQDRLFLDLSLEFLDDYTLPKQNYEGTRVGGLSGISYDRQRDRFYVLSDDRGDYAPPRYYTVKLNLEPNEFNTKSIKNLEIQGVTYIKNEQGQNYNRGLINPEGIAFAAPNTIYISSEGVNDKNIPPFIQEHDLETGQWRRSLPIPPTYIPDATGEKQQRGVQDNLGFESLTINPRGFGDAKVDPYRIFTATESPVVQDWDETIPETCAAAAAQTDVSPTDVSPTAAATNPQCPYYSRMMHYLQSDGPPLLIAESAYPLDLGGRWSLINGLTELLALESGGHLLALERSFGFTGYGAKIFQIATGGATDTSTIASLKPPQKLAPLQKKLLLDLTSLGIPLDNLEGMTLGPRLPDGSDSLIVISDDNFNDDQTTQVLLFRLRKK from the coding sequence ATGCTGGAAAGTTGTAGCGGCGGGGAGGCTGTGGTAAGAGGGGTGAAAAGTGACGCATTACGCAGGCTAAGCAAGGTGTTAGCGGTGGTTCTGGTACTGTGGGGACTGGTAATGGGATGCAGTTTACCCCAGGTGTCAGCGCAGGACCGGCTATTTTTGGATCTATCTCTGGAGTTTTTGGACGACTACACCCTACCGAAACAGAACTATGAGGGGACGCGGGTGGGGGGACTGTCGGGGATTAGTTACGATCGCCAGCGCGATCGCTTCTACGTCCTCTCCGATGACAGAGGCGACTACGCACCCCCCCGCTATTACACTGTCAAACTCAACCTCGAACCCAACGAGTTCAACACCAAGAGCATCAAAAACCTGGAAATCCAAGGCGTCACCTACATTAAAAACGAACAAGGGCAAAACTATAATCGAGGACTCATCAACCCCGAAGGTATTGCCTTTGCTGCTCCCAACACCATTTATATTTCCAGCGAAGGCGTCAACGACAAAAACATCCCCCCCTTCATCCAAGAGCATGACCTAGAAACCGGTCAATGGCGGCGATCGCTCCCCATCCCCCCAACCTACATCCCCGACGCCACCGGAGAAAAACAACAGCGGGGAGTCCAAGATAACCTCGGATTTGAATCCCTCACTATCAATCCTCGGGGGTTTGGTGATGCCAAAGTGGACCCCTACCGCATCTTTACCGCCACCGAATCCCCCGTGGTGCAAGACTGGGACGAAACCATCCCCGAAACCTGCGCCGCCGCCGCCGCTCAAACCGATGTTTCCCCCACCGATGTTTCCCCCACCGCCGCCGCCACCAACCCCCAATGTCCTTACTACAGTCGGATGATGCACTACCTGCAAAGCGATGGCCCACCCCTGCTCATTGCCGAATCCGCCTACCCCCTAGACTTGGGGGGACGTTGGAGCTTGATTAATGGCTTAACTGAATTATTAGCGCTAGAAAGCGGGGGGCACCTACTAGCCTTAGAGCGCTCTTTCGGGTTTACTGGATACGGAGCCAAGATTTTCCAAATTGCCACCGGTGGCGCCACCGATACCAGCACCATTGCCAGTCTGAAGCCGCCCCAAAAATTAGCTCCCTTGCAGAAAAAACTGCTCTTGGACTTGACCAGTCTTGGCATCCCTCTAGACAACCTAGAAGGGATGACCCTCGGACCGCGTTTACCTGATGGCAGCGATAGTTTAATTGTGATTAGCGATGATAACTTTAACGATGACCAAACCACTCAAGTTTTATTATTTCGCTTGAGGAAAAAATAG
- a CDS encoding Uma2 family endonuclease, with product MTAILSIQETTEIFYPSGDGEPMAETYDHVYAIMATLEVLKQYLTGRQATVLGNQFLYYSQGFPKLRVAPDVMVIFDVAPGGRDNYKIWAEGQVPAVIFEMTSPGTEDNDKSFKKTLYAQLGVKEYWLFDPKGEWIPEKLRGYRLMWEEIYEPITDGRSEPLQLRLAVEDKLISFYREDTGEKLLLPDELATALDEKTAQLSQEMQARQEAEAQAEAERQRREEMEAMLARYREQFGELPE from the coding sequence ATGACTGCCATTTTATCGATTCAAGAAACCACCGAAATTTTCTACCCTAGTGGCGATGGTGAGCCTATGGCGGAAACTTACGACCATGTATATGCGATAATGGCGACTTTAGAGGTATTAAAACAATACCTAACCGGGCGACAAGCCACAGTTTTAGGCAATCAGTTCCTCTACTACTCCCAAGGTTTCCCCAAATTGCGGGTCGCCCCGGATGTGATGGTGATTTTTGATGTGGCTCCCGGAGGCAGAGATAACTACAAAATCTGGGCAGAGGGGCAAGTACCCGCCGTCATTTTTGAAATGACATCCCCCGGAACAGAAGATAATGATAAAAGTTTCAAAAAAACTCTCTATGCCCAGTTAGGGGTGAAAGAATACTGGTTATTTGACCCGAAAGGGGAGTGGATACCAGAAAAATTGCGGGGATATCGCCTGATGTGGGAGGAAATTTACGAACCCATTACCGACGGTCGCAGTGAACCTTTACAACTGCGGTTAGCTGTGGAGGATAAACTGATTAGTTTTTATCGGGAGGATACCGGGGAAAAGCTGCTGCTACCCGATGAGTTAGCCACGGCTTTAGACGAGAAAACTGCACAACTATCGCAAGAAATGCAAGCTCGTCAGGAAGCGGAAGCGCAAGCGGAAGCGGAACGCCAACGGCGGGAAGAAATGGAGGCAATGCTCGCTCGCTATCGGGAACAGTTTGGCGAGTTACCTGAGTAG